Proteins encoded within one genomic window of Lysinibacillus louembei:
- a CDS encoding RNA-binding S4 domain-containing protein, producing the protein MRLDKFLKVSRLIKRRTLAKEVAVQGRITINDKVAKASSTVKVGDELAIRFGQKIVTARVEQLNENARKEDAANMFTILKEERLEKIEPEFIDDED; encoded by the coding sequence ATGCGATTAGATAAATTTTTAAAAGTATCAAGATTAATTAAACGCCGTACGCTAGCAAAGGAAGTTGCAGTACAAGGGCGTATTACAATTAATGACAAAGTAGCGAAGGCAAGCAGCACAGTAAAGGTTGGTGACGAGCTAGCAATCCGCTTCGGGCAAAAAATTGTGACAGCCCGCGTTGAGCAGCTAAACGAAAATGCTCGCAAGGAAGATGCAGCAAATATGTTCACGATTTTAAAGGAAGAGCGCCTAGAAAAAATCGAGCCAGAGTTTATCGACGACGAGGACTAA
- a CDS encoding NUDIX hydrolase, translating into MDTELLKVFDHHGKHTGIATREEVHSKGLWHETFHCWFISKEEDKHFLHFQMRCAEKKDYSNLLDITAAGYINAEENVADGIREVHEELGIDLALEDLIYIGCIQDEIIQDIIIDRELAHIFFYNIPNPLNYTFQMEEVVGIMKVELALFEQLWFGKIENICATGIVVDKKLRQVEVDRRVAKGDFLPHTNAYISNVLMELKKIIE; encoded by the coding sequence ATGGACACAGAATTATTAAAGGTTTTTGATCATCATGGAAAGCATACAGGGATAGCCACAAGAGAAGAGGTGCATAGCAAAGGACTATGGCACGAAACATTCCATTGTTGGTTTATTAGCAAAGAGGAGGATAAACATTTTCTTCATTTTCAAATGAGATGTGCTGAAAAGAAGGATTATTCGAATCTGTTAGACATAACAGCAGCAGGGTATATCAATGCAGAGGAAAATGTTGCAGATGGTATTAGGGAAGTGCATGAAGAGCTAGGCATAGATTTAGCACTAGAGGATTTAATTTATATTGGGTGTATACAGGATGAAATTATTCAAGACATCATCATTGATAGGGAATTGGCACATATATTTTTTTATAACATACCCAATCCGCTAAATTACACATTTCAAATGGAAGAAGTCGTAGGCATAATGAAGGTAGAGTTAGCGTTATTTGAACAGTTATGGTTTGGGAAAATAGAGAATATTTGCGCTACAGGTATCGTAGTAGATAAGAAGCTGAGACAAGTTGAAGTAGATAGACGAGTAGCTAAAGGTGATTTTTTACCTCATACTAATGCCTATATATCTAATGTTTTAATGGAGTTAAAAAAGATAATTGAATAA
- a CDS encoding cysteine-rich CWC family protein produces MADEKQCPLCGGNNHCGVASQKGDCWCMTANFPKEMLSENPTSCICEKCLEEYRKHNM; encoded by the coding sequence ATGGCAGATGAAAAACAATGCCCGCTATGCGGCGGCAACAATCATTGTGGTGTTGCGAGTCAAAAAGGTGACTGCTGGTGCATGACAGCAAATTTCCCAAAGGAAATGCTATCAGAAAATCCGACAAGCTGTATTTGTGAGAAGTGCTTGGAGGAGTATAGGAAGCATAATATGTGA
- a CDS encoding ABC transporter permease, with protein MRIAAIVTRIIQQMRRDRRTLALLFLAPLLVLTLMSFIFNSNEASITLVVSNDTAPLIDNLEETDFHIIEQDNFSVQQLKELQYDGWLNMEQGNIQLTLLNDNPSTAKMLTAKLAQIMQPTAAHTLSADYAYGDKDTTIFDTFSPMLIGFFVFFFVFLITGIALLKERTSGTLERLLATPIKRYEIVAGYMIGYGLFAFLQTIIIVLFGIYVLDIVHVGSIWLVLLINIVVALVALSLGALLSSFATSEFQMMQFIPLVIVPQIFFSGIFPLDSMANWLQNIGHIMPLYYAADALNGVMYKGYALSDIALNLTVLASFAIVFIALTIVSLKKYRVL; from the coding sequence ATGAGAATTGCTGCAATTGTGACACGAATTATACAACAAATGCGACGAGATCGCCGCACATTGGCACTCTTATTTCTTGCGCCATTGCTTGTCTTAACATTAATGTCCTTTATTTTTAACAGCAATGAAGCAAGCATCACTTTAGTTGTTTCTAATGACACAGCACCCTTAATTGACAATCTTGAGGAAACAGATTTTCATATTATTGAGCAAGATAATTTTTCAGTGCAGCAATTAAAGGAGCTGCAATATGATGGCTGGCTCAATATGGAGCAAGGAAATATCCAGCTCACTTTATTAAATGACAATCCATCTACTGCAAAAATGCTGACAGCCAAACTAGCTCAAATCATGCAGCCAACAGCGGCTCACACATTGTCAGCAGATTATGCTTATGGTGATAAAGATACAACAATTTTCGATACATTTAGCCCGATGCTTATTGGCTTTTTCGTCTTCTTTTTCGTTTTTTTAATTACTGGCATTGCGCTATTAAAAGAACGTACATCAGGAACATTGGAACGCCTATTAGCAACACCGATTAAGCGCTATGAAATTGTAGCAGGCTATATGATTGGCTACGGCTTGTTTGCCTTTTTACAAACAATTATTATCGTTTTATTTGGCATTTATGTATTGGATATTGTGCATGTTGGCTCGATTTGGCTTGTTTTATTAATCAATATTGTTGTAGCACTAGTCGCACTATCATTAGGAGCCCTCTTATCCAGCTTTGCAACATCCGAATTTCAAATGATGCAATTTATTCCGTTAGTTATTGTGCCGCAAATATTTTTCTCAGGCATTTTTCCGCTTGATAGCATGGCAAACTGGCTGCAAAATATCGGTCATATTATGCCCCTTTACTACGCGGCAGATGCGCTGAATGGCGTTATGTACAAGGGCTACGCATTGAGTGATATTGCTCTAAACTTAACTGTGCTTGCTAGCTTCGCCATTGTCTTTATTGCACTGACAATTGTTAGCCTGAAGAAATATCGGGTATTGTAG
- a CDS encoding DUF4184 family protein: protein MPLTFAHPAAILPFSRRSRYVHFAALVLGSMAPDFEYFLRGRPGGEIGHTFAGFLYFNLPLVICVYWIYRQFVQQNILTHLPNFLQDTTHCETVGSKAWKSIVFCYSALLGMLTHVVWDAFTHRTGFMVEQLLMLNETYGLPIPLYKLLQHGSTVIGLTLILIYVCYRASVSKNKSTISLKRKFAFWGAIAVLTFVYAAIWGMIAYMPFTSYGVWVVRVIDSFFVSVLTICIFLNIKKPS from the coding sequence ATGCCTTTAACATTTGCACACCCGGCAGCAATATTGCCTTTTTCTCGAAGGAGTCGCTATGTTCATTTTGCCGCACTCGTTCTAGGAAGCATGGCGCCAGATTTTGAATATTTTTTAAGAGGACGACCAGGTGGGGAGATTGGGCATACATTTGCAGGCTTTCTTTACTTTAATCTTCCGTTAGTTATATGTGTGTATTGGATTTATCGTCAGTTTGTTCAGCAAAATATTTTAACGCATTTGCCTAATTTTTTGCAGGATACGACTCATTGTGAAACAGTAGGGAGTAAAGCATGGAAATCTATTGTTTTTTGTTATTCAGCATTGCTAGGGATGCTAACACATGTTGTATGGGATGCATTTACACATCGTACCGGCTTTATGGTTGAACAGCTTCTGATGCTTAATGAAACATATGGCTTACCCATTCCACTCTATAAGCTTTTACAGCATGGCAGCACCGTTATAGGGCTGACACTTATTTTAATTTATGTATGTTACAGAGCATCTGTTAGTAAAAATAAGTCAACGATTTCATTAAAACGAAAATTTGCTTTTTGGGGTGCGATAGCTGTTTTAACATTCGTATATGCCGCAATTTGGGGCATGATTGCCTATATGCCATTTACTAGCTATGGTGTATGGGTAGTGCGAGTAATTGATTCATTTTTTGTTAGTGTGTTAACGATTTGCATATTTTTGAATATAAAGAAACCAAGCTAG
- a CDS encoding HXXEE domain-containing protein, with protein MLILLFCLAITLHNIEEAIWLPKWSQQASKYQKPVTPNEFRFAVIVITFFAYFSAFSFSHFPQSNLAKWLFIGFLGSMILNAIFPHLMATILMKSYAPGLLTGLLLNIPINSLIIYQLFSKGLIVWSEFFLSTLIVGIALLAIIPLLFKIGERLF; from the coding sequence TTGCTTATACTGCTTTTCTGTCTCGCTATTACATTGCACAATATTGAAGAAGCCATTTGGCTACCGAAATGGTCACAGCAGGCTTCAAAATACCAAAAGCCCGTCACACCAAACGAGTTTCGATTTGCTGTCATTGTCATTACATTTTTCGCTTATTTCTCTGCATTTAGCTTTAGCCATTTTCCACAGTCTAATTTGGCAAAATGGCTGTTCATCGGCTTTTTAGGCTCCATGATTCTCAATGCTATTTTCCCACATTTGATGGCAACTATTTTAATGAAAAGCTATGCACCTGGTCTTCTTACAGGCTTATTGCTCAATATACCAATCAATTCTCTCATTATTTATCAACTGTTTTCTAAAGGCTTGATTGTGTGGAGTGAGTTCTTCCTGTCCACATTAATTGTAGGTATTGCTTTATTAGCAATAATTCCTTTACTGTTTAAAATCGGCGAAAGATTATTTTAA